A single region of the Streptomyces sp. NBC_01381 genome encodes:
- a CDS encoding DUF3046 domain-containing protein, which produces MRLTVFWERMADHFGAGYADSFARDHVMAELGGRTVHQALDAGWEAKDIWRAVCGAMDVPAEKR; this is translated from the coding sequence ATGCGGTTGACGGTGTTCTGGGAGCGGATGGCCGACCACTTCGGGGCGGGGTACGCCGACTCCTTCGCGCGTGATCATGTGATGGCGGAGCTCGGCGGGCGCACCGTCCATCAGGCGCTGGACGCGGGCTGGGAGGCCAAGGACATCTGGCGCGCGGTGTGCGGGGCGATGGACGTACCGGCCGAAAAGCGCTGA
- a CDS encoding AI-2E family transporter yields the protein MPRWLPRAMVLALALFACFQLGSWAFHQLTGLLINVLIAFFLALAVEPAVSWMAARGLRRGFATFLVFLGVLIAGAGFITLMGSMLAGQIVDMVEDFPDYLDKVISWINQTFHTDLSRVEIQDSLVHSDWLQKYVQNSASGVLDVSAQVLGGLFQLLTVMLFSFYFAADGPRLRRALCSVLPPAKQAEVLRAWEIAVDKTGGYLYSRGLMALISGVAHYILLQSLGVPYAPVLAVWVGLVSQFIPTIGTYLAGALPMLIAFTVDPWYALWVLVFVVVYQQFENYVLQPKLTAKSVDIHPAVAFGSVIAGTALLGAVGALISIPAVATLQAFLGAYVKRYDVTDDPRVHGHRRRGGAPLLARMRRALRGPNEPGAASEAEEEAEAVPGPQAGPDERQQAKGERQ from the coding sequence ATGCCGCGCTGGCTGCCGCGTGCCATGGTGCTCGCCCTCGCGCTCTTCGCCTGTTTCCAGCTGGGCAGTTGGGCCTTCCACCAGCTGACCGGGCTGCTGATCAACGTCCTGATCGCGTTCTTCCTGGCGCTCGCGGTCGAGCCCGCGGTGAGCTGGATGGCCGCGCGGGGGCTGCGCAGGGGCTTCGCCACCTTCCTGGTCTTCCTCGGCGTCCTGATCGCGGGCGCGGGCTTCATCACGCTCATGGGTTCGATGCTCGCGGGCCAGATCGTGGACATGGTCGAGGACTTCCCCGACTACCTCGACAAGGTCATCAGCTGGATCAACCAGACGTTCCACACGGACCTGTCACGCGTCGAGATCCAGGACAGCCTGGTCCACTCCGACTGGCTCCAGAAGTACGTGCAGAACAGCGCCAGCGGCGTCCTGGACGTGTCGGCGCAGGTCCTCGGAGGCCTCTTCCAGCTCCTGACGGTCATGCTGTTCTCGTTCTACTTCGCGGCCGACGGGCCCCGGCTGCGCCGCGCGCTGTGCTCCGTGCTGCCGCCGGCCAAGCAGGCCGAAGTGCTGCGCGCCTGGGAGATCGCGGTCGACAAGACCGGCGGCTATCTCTACTCACGCGGCCTGATGGCGCTGATCTCCGGAGTCGCGCACTACATCCTGCTGCAGTCCCTGGGCGTGCCGTACGCGCCCGTGCTCGCGGTGTGGGTGGGCCTGGTCTCGCAGTTCATCCCCACCATCGGCACGTATCTGGCGGGCGCCCTGCCGATGCTGATCGCCTTCACGGTCGATCCCTGGTACGCGCTGTGGGTGCTGGTCTTCGTAGTGGTCTACCAGCAGTTCGAGAACTACGTACTGCAGCCCAAGCTCACCGCCAAGAGCGTGGACATCCACCCGGCGGTCGCCTTCGGGTCGGTCATCGCGGGCACGGCGCTCCTCGGCGCGGTCGGCGCGCTGATCTCCATTCCGGCGGTCGCGACGCTGCAGGCCTTCCTGGGGGCGTACGTGAAGCGGTACGACGTCACGGACGACCCGCGCGTCCACGGACACCGGCGCAGGGGCGGAGCGCCTCTCCTGGCGCGCATGCGGCGTGCCCTGCGCGGGCCGAACGAGCCGGGGGCGGCGTCGGAGGCGGAAGAGGAGGCGGAGGCGGTGCCGGGCCCGCAGGCGGGTCCGGACGAGCGTCAGCAGGCGAAGGGCGAGCGTCAGTAG
- the recA gene encoding recombinase RecA, with the protein MAGTDREKALDAALAQIERQFGKGAVMRMGERPNDPIEVIPTGSTALDVALGVGGIPRGRVVEVYGPESSGKTTLTLHAVANAQRAGGAVAFVDAEHALDPEYAKKLGVDIDNLILSQPDNGEQALEIVDMLVRSGALDLIVIDSVAALVPRAEIEGEMGDSHVGLQARLMSQALRKITSALNQSKTTAIFINQLREKIGVMFGSPETTTGGRALKFYASVRLDIRRIETLKDGTDAVGNRTRVKVVKNKVAPPFKQAEFDILYGQGISREGGLIDMGVEHGFVRKAGAWYTYEGDQLGQGKENARNFLKDNPDLANEIEKKIKEKLGVGVKPKPEEPAAEPGKDAAGAAEDAAKTVPAPAAKATKPKAAAAKS; encoded by the coding sequence ATGGCAGGAACCGACCGCGAGAAGGCGCTGGACGCCGCGCTCGCACAGATTGAACGGCAGTTCGGCAAGGGCGCGGTCATGCGCATGGGCGAGCGGCCGAACGACCCCATCGAGGTGATCCCCACCGGGTCGACCGCGCTCGACGTCGCGCTCGGCGTCGGCGGCATCCCGCGCGGCCGTGTGGTGGAGGTGTACGGACCGGAGTCCTCCGGTAAGACGACGCTGACGCTGCACGCCGTGGCCAACGCCCAGCGCGCGGGCGGCGCCGTCGCCTTCGTGGACGCCGAGCACGCACTCGACCCCGAGTACGCGAAGAAGCTGGGCGTCGACATCGACAACCTGATCCTGTCCCAGCCGGACAACGGCGAGCAGGCTCTGGAGATCGTCGACATGCTGGTCCGCTCCGGCGCCCTCGACCTGATCGTCATCGACTCCGTCGCGGCCCTGGTGCCGCGCGCGGAAATCGAGGGCGAGATGGGCGACTCGCACGTGGGTCTGCAGGCCCGCCTGATGAGCCAGGCCCTCCGGAAGATCACCAGCGCGCTCAACCAGTCCAAGACCACCGCGATCTTCATCAACCAGCTCCGCGAGAAGATCGGCGTGATGTTCGGCTCCCCGGAGACCACGACCGGTGGCCGCGCGCTGAAGTTCTACGCCTCCGTGCGGCTCGACATCCGCCGCATCGAGACCCTCAAGGACGGCACCGACGCGGTCGGCAACCGCACCCGCGTCAAGGTCGTCAAGAACAAGGTCGCGCCGCCCTTCAAGCAGGCCGAGTTCGACATCCTCTACGGCCAGGGCATCAGCCGCGAGGGCGGCCTGATCGACATGGGCGTGGAGCACGGCTTCGTCCGCAAGGCGGGTGCCTGGTACACGTACGAGGGCGACCAGCTCGGCCAGGGCAAGGAGAACGCCCGTAACTTCCTGAAGGACAACCCCGATCTCGCCAACGAGATCGAGAAGAAGATCAAGGAGAAGCTGGGCGTCGGCGTGAAGCCGAAGCCGGAGGAGCCGGCCGCGGAGCCGGGCAAGGACGCGGCGGGCGCGGCCGAGGACGCCGCCAAGACGGTGCCCGCACCGGCGGCGAAGGCAACCAAGCCCAAGGCCGCAGCGGCCAAGAGCTGA
- the recX gene encoding recombination regulator RecX → MTRRTDWAEHTVPEYHTAPAGQGFADGADQDGADQSGAGTGSRGGGRSGGRRRRGGFGDGRGDSRGDGQQDSGTPSSSRAEKGESPTGDPAERARAICLRLLTGTPRTRKQLADALRKREIPEDVADEVLTRFEEVGLINDGAFAGAWVESRHHGRGLARRALAQELRTKGVDATLIEEAVGQLDSEQEEATARELVARKLRATRGLDRDKRLRRLAGMLARKGYSEGLALRIVRQALEEEGEDGEDLGYDGG, encoded by the coding sequence GTGACGCGGCGAACCGACTGGGCGGAGCACACCGTCCCCGAGTACCACACCGCCCCCGCGGGCCAGGGCTTCGCGGACGGTGCGGATCAGGACGGCGCCGACCAGAGTGGTGCGGGCACCGGCTCGCGCGGCGGCGGCAGGAGCGGCGGCCGTCGTCGGCGAGGCGGCTTCGGTGACGGCCGGGGTGACAGCCGGGGCGACGGCCAACAGGACAGCGGCACCCCTTCCTCGTCGAGGGCCGAGAAGGGGGAGTCGCCGACGGGGGATCCGGCTGAGCGGGCGCGGGCGATCTGTCTGCGCCTGCTCACCGGAACTCCGCGTACGCGCAAGCAGCTCGCGGACGCCCTGCGCAAGCGGGAGATCCCCGAGGACGTGGCGGACGAAGTGCTGACCCGTTTCGAAGAGGTCGGGCTGATCAACGACGGTGCCTTCGCGGGCGCGTGGGTGGAGTCCCGGCACCACGGCCGGGGCCTGGCCCGGCGGGCGCTCGCGCAGGAGCTGCGGACGAAGGGCGTGGACGCCACGCTGATCGAGGAGGCCGTCGGACAGCTCGACTCGGAGCAGGAGGAGGCGACCGCACGCGAGCTGGTCGCCCGCAAGCTCCGCGCCACGCGAGGCCTCGACCGCGACAAGCGGCTGCGCAGGCTCGCGGGCATGCTCGCCCGCAAGGGCTACTCGGAAGGCCTCGCGCTGAGGATCGTCCGGCAGGCCCTGGAGGAAGAGGGCGAGGACGGGGAAGACCTCGGGTACGACGGGGGTTGA
- a CDS encoding helix-turn-helix transcriptional regulator — MAKQPGTTGSAPEGGAEPASDDETGAALRGGTEAVPEDGADAVPGDEAELDAATEGEPQAAPQRAAAHHAPEELRDLRVLKALAQPRRQQMLQHLTVHGPATSATLARDLGLNTGATSYHLRELARYGFVEETGGAGHGRERWWRAVPGDRRFPPRSRQNVETRLVMDELNHFSYAADLELFEQLQRDGGPELGEWADAFPYSRGTIRLTLPELREFFEEYIALLNRYKRPAAETPADARTVLTRLLAFPAPELPDEPAHPSAPDAPGTPATPDATEPEATP; from the coding sequence ATGGCAAAGCAACCCGGCACGACCGGCTCCGCGCCGGAAGGTGGGGCGGAGCCCGCATCGGACGACGAGACGGGCGCGGCCCTGCGTGGCGGGACCGAGGCTGTACCGGAGGACGGGGCTGACGCGGTCCCCGGAGACGAGGCCGAACTCGACGCAGCCACCGAAGGCGAGCCCCAAGCAGCCCCCCAGCGCGCGGCAGCGCACCACGCCCCCGAAGAGCTCCGCGATCTCCGTGTGCTCAAGGCGCTCGCGCAGCCCCGGCGGCAGCAGATGTTGCAGCACCTCACCGTGCACGGTCCCGCCACCTCCGCGACCCTCGCCAGGGACCTCGGCCTGAACACCGGGGCCACCAGTTACCACCTGCGTGAACTCGCCCGCTACGGCTTCGTCGAGGAGACTGGGGGCGCGGGGCACGGCCGTGAGCGCTGGTGGCGCGCGGTACCCGGCGACCGACGCTTTCCGCCGCGCAGCAGGCAGAACGTCGAGACGCGGCTCGTCATGGACGAGTTGAACCACTTCTCGTACGCCGCCGACCTGGAGCTCTTCGAGCAGTTGCAGCGGGACGGCGGCCCCGAACTCGGCGAGTGGGCCGACGCGTTCCCGTACTCGCGCGGCACGATCCGGCTGACTCTGCCCGAACTCCGCGAGTTCTTCGAGGAGTACATCGCCCTGCTCAACCGCTACAAGCGCCCCGCCGCCGAAACGCCGGCCGACGCGCGCACCGTACTCACCCGGCTCCTGGCCTTCCCGGCACCCGAACTCCCGGACGAGCCCGCCCACCCCTCCGCACCCGATGCACCCGGCACACCCGCCACACCCGACGCCACCGAACCCGAGGCCACACCATGA
- a CDS encoding FtsX-like permease family protein, translated as MMLRYALQTVRARKGGFLGAFLALMCAAALITACGTLLETGLRGTVRTERYAAAPVIVSADQNVHQTTVKHKKGKTKVKHKAKPITERAWLPDGIERKLRGTPGVHEVVPELTFLAEPLTRTSGDLSDKPAYGHAWRSAALTPFRLVEGRAPRAAGDLVIDRDLADRARLEPGDRLTVQSTQAPRTYRITGVAAPAQGALAHQTSLFFSTGEAERLAAHPGQVTAFGVVPAKGTDTGDLKAAVTHALNGTKAQVSVGGDRGPVEFLDAASARVKLVSMGGAMGGTSLLVAILVVVGTFALSVQQRHRELALLRAIAATPKQIRRFLGREALIVGAAAGILGSLAGIPLGGWLHGRFVDLGAIPATLERSVSFFPPMAAMAATLLGAWAAARVSARRIAKIRPAQALAEARVERSGLPWSRVVAGLVLLAGGVVLVALLSVLRTEPASTPVTFLAVVVLSSAIALLGPLLVKAAAALIRGPLRLSGPGGRLAHANLRGNAARMAAAVTPLALLTGMTCTVLFVQPTLGDAARAQAREGIRADWVLAAQGPGVPAQAAQKLRTTEGVEAATEVVRTTVRVGLDKYPAQGVSTAGLTRTWDPDVTAGTLKGFGKDSVAVSELAADQLDLKPGSTLKLTLGDGKKTELKVGAVYARGLGFGDLTMAHDLVARHVDNPLAATVLIKSDRTQEQLAADVQKFPGVRVLAPAEADNLQAERQQANAEVNYLAMGLILAFTAIAVVNTLAMSVSERVREFAMLRLAGASRRQVLRMLRTEALSVLLIGTALGSGIALAVLTAFSVGMTGSAAPSVAPLVYVSVVALGALLALTATALPGRAALRPRPVTVATAKE; from the coding sequence ATGATGCTGCGCTACGCACTGCAGACCGTCCGCGCCCGCAAGGGCGGATTCCTCGGCGCCTTCCTCGCGCTGATGTGCGCCGCCGCGCTCATCACGGCCTGCGGCACCCTCCTGGAGACGGGCCTGCGGGGCACCGTCCGGACCGAGCGCTATGCCGCGGCCCCCGTCATCGTCTCCGCCGACCAGAACGTCCACCAGACCACGGTCAAGCACAAGAAGGGCAAGACCAAGGTCAAGCACAAGGCCAAGCCGATCACCGAACGGGCCTGGCTGCCGGACGGCATCGAGCGCAAGCTTCGGGGCACTCCCGGTGTCCACGAGGTCGTTCCCGAACTCACGTTCCTCGCCGAGCCGTTGACGCGCACGTCCGGCGACCTCTCCGACAAGCCCGCGTACGGTCACGCCTGGCGATCGGCCGCGCTCACTCCCTTCCGTCTCGTCGAGGGCAGGGCCCCCCGTGCCGCCGGCGACCTCGTCATCGACCGCGACCTCGCCGACCGCGCCCGCCTCGAGCCGGGAGACCGGCTCACCGTCCAGTCGACACAGGCGCCGCGCACCTACCGGATCACCGGAGTCGCGGCCCCCGCCCAGGGCGCGCTCGCCCACCAGACGTCGCTCTTCTTCTCCACCGGCGAGGCCGAGCGGCTCGCCGCCCACCCGGGACAGGTCACCGCCTTCGGCGTCGTACCCGCCAAGGGGACCGACACGGGAGACCTCAAGGCGGCGGTCACCCACGCGCTCAACGGCACGAAGGCGCAGGTCAGCGTCGGAGGCGACCGCGGTCCCGTCGAGTTCCTCGACGCGGCGAGCGCCCGCGTCAAGCTGGTCAGCATGGGCGGCGCGATGGGCGGCACGTCCCTCCTCGTCGCCATCCTCGTGGTCGTCGGCACCTTCGCCCTCTCCGTGCAGCAGCGCCACCGCGAACTCGCCCTGCTCCGCGCCATCGCCGCCACCCCCAAGCAGATCCGGCGGTTCCTCGGCCGCGAGGCCCTGATCGTCGGCGCGGCCGCAGGCATCCTCGGCTCGCTCGCCGGAATCCCGCTCGGCGGCTGGCTGCACGGCCGGTTCGTGGACCTGGGCGCGATCCCCGCCACGCTGGAGCGCTCCGTGAGCTTCTTCCCGCCCATGGCGGCCATGGCCGCGACGCTCCTCGGGGCCTGGGCAGCCGCCCGCGTCTCAGCCCGCCGCATCGCCAAGATCCGCCCGGCGCAGGCCCTCGCCGAAGCACGCGTCGAGCGCTCCGGGCTCCCGTGGAGCCGCGTCGTCGCGGGGCTCGTGCTCCTCGCCGGAGGCGTCGTACTGGTCGCCCTGCTCAGCGTTCTGCGCACCGAGCCCGCGTCGACTCCCGTGACGTTCCTGGCCGTTGTGGTCCTCTCCTCCGCCATCGCGCTCCTCGGCCCGCTCCTGGTCAAGGCGGCGGCCGCCCTGATCCGCGGCCCGCTGCGGCTCTCCGGTCCCGGTGGCCGCCTCGCGCACGCCAACCTCCGGGGCAACGCCGCCCGGATGGCCGCCGCCGTCACCCCGCTCGCCCTCCTCACCGGCATGACCTGCACCGTCCTGTTCGTCCAACCCACCCTCGGCGACGCGGCCCGCGCGCAGGCCCGCGAGGGCATCCGCGCCGACTGGGTCCTTGCGGCACAGGGGCCCGGCGTCCCGGCCCAGGCCGCGCAGAAGCTGCGTACGACCGAAGGCGTCGAGGCCGCCACCGAAGTCGTCCGCACCACCGTGCGCGTAGGCCTCGACAAGTACCCGGCGCAGGGCGTCAGCACGGCCGGTCTCACCCGCACCTGGGACCCGGACGTCACCGCCGGAACCCTGAAGGGTTTCGGCAAGGACAGCGTCGCCGTCAGCGAACTGGCCGCGGACCAGCTCGACTTGAAGCCCGGAAGCACCCTGAAGCTCACGCTCGGCGACGGCAAGAAGACCGAGCTCAAGGTCGGTGCCGTGTACGCGCGCGGGCTCGGGTTCGGCGATCTGACCATGGCGCACGACCTGGTCGCCCGCCACGTCGACAACCCGCTCGCTGCCACGGTCCTGATCAAGAGCGACCGTACACAGGAACAACTCGCGGCAGACGTCCAGAAGTTCCCGGGCGTGCGGGTCCTCGCACCGGCCGAGGCCGACAACCTCCAGGCCGAACGCCAGCAGGCGAACGCCGAGGTGAACTACCTCGCCATGGGCCTGATCCTGGCCTTCACCGCGATCGCCGTGGTCAACACCCTGGCCATGTCGGTCTCCGAACGCGTCCGCGAGTTCGCGATGCTGCGCCTCGCCGGCGCTAGCCGCCGCCAGGTCCTGCGCATGCTGCGCACCGAAGCACTGTCCGTACTGCTCATCGGCACGGCCCTCGGCAGCGGTATCGCGCTCGCCGTCCTGACGGCCTTCAGCGTCGGCATGACGGGCAGCGCGGCGCCCTCGGTCGCACCCTTGGTGTACGTCTCCGTGGTGGCCCTCGGGGCACTGCTCGCCCTCACCGCGACCGCACTCCCCGGCCGCGCCGCCCTGAGGCCGCGTCCCGTGACGGTGGCCACGGCCAAGGAGTGA
- a CDS encoding rhodanese-like domain-containing protein, whose amino-acid sequence MSGRSVDRSGEQQTVGESPVGIDELLERVRLGLDRVTPQQARDTAAAGGLLVDIRYAALRERDGLIPGALVVERNELEWRLDPQGSHRDPQAVGHGLRVVVVCNEGYASSLAAVSLRQLGLRHATDLIGGFQAWKAAGLPVQR is encoded by the coding sequence GTGAGCGGGCGTTCCGTGGATCGCAGCGGCGAGCAGCAGACCGTGGGCGAATCTCCCGTAGGCATCGACGAGTTGCTGGAGCGTGTACGGCTCGGCCTCGACCGGGTCACTCCTCAGCAGGCACGCGACACGGCTGCCGCCGGGGGACTTCTCGTCGACATCCGGTACGCGGCCCTGCGTGAGCGCGACGGGCTGATCCCCGGCGCCCTTGTCGTAGAACGCAATGAGCTGGAATGGCGGCTTGACCCGCAGGGCAGCCACCGCGACCCGCAGGCCGTCGGGCACGGCCTGCGGGTCGTCGTGGTCTGCAACGAGGGTTACGCGTCGAGCCTGGCGGCCGTCTCCTTGCGGCAGTTGGGGCTGCGGCACGCCACCGATCTCATCGGCGGGTTCCAGGCGTGGAAGGCGGCCGGGCTTCCCGTCCAGCGGTGA
- a CDS encoding cysteine dioxygenase, producing the protein MSASVSATHAPAPASTPTAAELLDFVRRSAADPELIASLPLDPEGRTWVRLEGPGGSEAWLIGWPPGTGTGWHDHAESVGAFLTAEGTLKENSLAARLPTDGWKTLELTEGVDRERELAAGKGRAFGRNHVHEVLNESTTEHAVSVHAYYPPLPRIRRYSRTGPVLRLESVERPEDWQ; encoded by the coding sequence GTGTCTGCCTCTGTCTCCGCCACGCACGCGCCCGCGCCGGCGTCCACGCCCACCGCTGCCGAACTGCTCGATTTCGTACGTCGTAGCGCCGCCGACCCCGAACTCATCGCCTCCTTGCCGCTCGACCCCGAAGGCCGCACCTGGGTCCGCCTCGAAGGTCCCGGCGGCAGCGAGGCCTGGCTGATCGGCTGGCCGCCGGGCACCGGAACCGGCTGGCACGACCACGCCGAATCGGTCGGCGCCTTCCTCACCGCGGAGGGCACCCTCAAGGAGAACTCGCTCGCCGCGCGGCTGCCCACCGACGGCTGGAAGACCCTGGAGCTGACCGAAGGGGTGGACCGCGAACGGGAGTTGGCGGCGGGCAAGGGCAGGGCCTTCGGCCGGAATCACGTACACGAGGTCCTGAACGAGTCCACCACCGAGCACGCCGTCTCCGTGCACGCCTACTACCCGCCGCTGCCGCGCATCCGCCGCTACAGCCGCACCGGGCCTGTGCTCCGCCTGGAGTCGGTGGAGCGTCCGGAGGACTGGCAGTGA
- a CDS encoding FAD-dependent monooxygenase, with the protein MDPVIVVGAGPVGLTLALALARHSVPTVVLDEGPGKDEQRPARTVVLRDDTAALMERLAGHSFGDMETGARWAGWRSLRRKQLMRELTFSDQTPPPLHVPQHVLTGALRAAIADERLVKIAVESKLDSLEQDASGLTAHTRGPKDTWWRGSYLVGCDGPRSTVRKLLDIRFPGRTAVERHAVAALRTELPRPSEALLHRMPPWRGGGAEVTGRPLAGGVWRLDWLLPPRGDLVTPDALVARVRETLAGWCGGSTPPYELLDTGVHTVHHRLARRWRVGRAFLAGDAAHLLGALGTQGLDEGLRDADNLAWKLALAWHHGARESLLDSYQAERRASVAARLRAADQSLPILRGGGGLRSYVPGTARGHDTLLTDGHVGRGPLGAPGSYAESPLAPAPSESEVAVGTEPGAPVADVRVTAPDGSFVQLRDRLGLGQLLVVLVAPGTVVWERRHWVTAGIMPRLAAAVTALPHPAELLVAESYPGAAAHSVLLIRPDGHLVTALSGVRPAELYSAAEAALGGVLPKQRARETDTTEKAEKTRSKAAASRPTTQ; encoded by the coding sequence GTGGACCCGGTGATCGTTGTCGGCGCGGGGCCCGTGGGGCTCACGCTCGCCCTGGCTCTCGCGCGTCACTCCGTACCCACCGTCGTGCTCGACGAAGGGCCCGGCAAGGACGAGCAGCGGCCCGCGCGGACCGTCGTCCTGCGGGATGACACCGCGGCCCTCATGGAGCGGCTCGCCGGTCACTCGTTCGGTGACATGGAGACGGGCGCGCGGTGGGCGGGCTGGCGTTCGCTGCGCCGCAAGCAGCTGATGCGGGAGCTCACGTTCAGTGATCAGACGCCGCCCCCGCTGCATGTGCCGCAGCATGTGCTGACCGGCGCCCTGCGCGCCGCCATCGCCGATGAGCGGCTTGTCAAGATCGCGGTCGAGAGCAAGCTCGACTCCCTGGAGCAGGATGCGAGCGGGCTGACCGCCCACACCCGCGGGCCCAAGGACACCTGGTGGCGCGGCAGTTACCTGGTGGGCTGCGACGGACCGCGCTCGACGGTGCGCAAGCTGCTCGACATCCGCTTTCCCGGACGCACGGCCGTCGAGCGACACGCCGTGGCGGCGCTGCGCACGGAACTTCCCAGGCCCAGTGAAGCGTTGTTGCATCGGATGCCTCCGTGGCGCGGCGGAGGCGCCGAGGTGACGGGCCGTCCGCTCGCCGGCGGGGTGTGGCGGCTCGACTGGCTGCTGCCGCCGCGCGGCGATCTGGTGACTCCGGACGCGCTCGTGGCGCGCGTCCGGGAGACCCTCGCGGGGTGGTGCGGGGGATCCACGCCGCCGTACGAACTGCTCGACACAGGTGTGCACACCGTCCACCACCGACTCGCCCGCCGGTGGCGGGTCGGCCGTGCCTTCCTCGCCGGGGACGCCGCGCACCTCCTCGGCGCGCTCGGTACGCAAGGGCTCGACGAAGGGCTGCGGGACGCGGACAACCTCGCCTGGAAGCTGGCGCTCGCCTGGCATCACGGCGCGCGCGAATCCCTGCTCGACAGCTATCAGGCCGAGCGGCGCGCCAGTGTCGCCGCCCGGCTACGCGCCGCCGACCAGTCGCTGCCGATACTGCGGGGCGGCGGAGGGCTGCGTTCGTACGTGCCGGGGACGGCGCGTGGGCACGACACGCTCCTCACGGACGGCCATGTGGGGCGCGGCCCGCTCGGCGCGCCCGGGTCGTACGCGGAATCGCCCCTGGCGCCCGCGCCGTCCGAGTCCGAGGTGGCGGTCGGCACCGAGCCGGGTGCCCCGGTCGCCGATGTACGGGTGACCGCGCCCGACGGGTCCTTCGTGCAGCTGCGGGACCGGCTCGGCCTCGGGCAGCTGCTCGTGGTCCTGGTCGCGCCGGGCACGGTGGTGTGGGAGCGGCGACACTGGGTGACGGCCGGGATCATGCCCCGGCTCGCCGCCGCGGTGACCGCGCTGCCGCACCCCGCGGAGCTGCTCGTCGCGGAGAGCTACCCGGGGGCCGCCGCGCACTCGGTGCTGCTCATCCGCCCCGACGGCCACCTGGTCACCGCGCTGAGCGGGGTACGCCCCGCCGAGCTGTACTCGGCGGCCGAGGCGGCGCTCGGCGGAGTGCTTCCAAAGCAGCGGGCGCGCGAAACGGACACTACGGAGAAGGCGGAAAAGACGCGGAGCAAGGCCGCGGCGAGCCGGCCGACCACACAGTGA
- a CDS encoding response regulator transcription factor produces the protein MMIQVAIISNNEFFRASLAAILSSQCDVHIAAQGGLSQSLPIRGSARADIIVTGTVTAGESFEVIERTKRLKDPPKILVITQLIHKSEVRKLLTLGAFGILLQETAARHLAWAVDAIHKGSRALSPEIADHVFNEYSKPNHFSNSTREAREKLGQLSTRERQVLELVAQALPNKQVATLLGISSETVKGHVRSICMKLDAASRLHAARIAWQASAAA, from the coding sequence ATGATGATCCAGGTAGCGATTATCAGTAATAACGAGTTCTTTCGGGCCAGCTTGGCCGCAATTCTGTCCTCTCAATGCGACGTTCACATCGCAGCACAGGGGGGACTCAGCCAGTCGCTGCCAATACGAGGATCTGCACGCGCAGATATCATCGTGACCGGCACCGTAACTGCGGGCGAGTCCTTTGAAGTCATCGAACGCACCAAGCGACTCAAAGATCCACCCAAGATTCTCGTGATCACCCAACTAATACACAAGAGCGAGGTTCGAAAACTGCTCACCCTGGGTGCGTTCGGAATCCTGCTCCAAGAGACCGCAGCTCGACATCTCGCCTGGGCCGTGGACGCCATACACAAGGGCAGTCGCGCCCTCTCGCCCGAAATCGCAGACCACGTATTCAACGAGTACTCAAAACCGAATCACTTCTCCAATAGCACCAGAGAGGCTCGCGAGAAGCTCGGGCAGCTCAGCACTCGAGAGCGTCAGGTGCTGGAACTCGTCGCACAGGCGCTACCCAACAAACAAGTGGCGACTCTCCTCGGAATAAGCTCCGAGACAGTGAAAGGGCATGTTCGATCTATCTGCATGAAACTTGACGCAGCGAGTCGGCTCCACGCCGCCCGAATCGCTTGGCAAGCCTCTGCAGCCGCGTAA